CTGGCTGTTTTCAGCTGGAGAGAATATGACATCTTACACACGCGTCGTACAGAACAAAACGACACATTGCAACCTTTTGGATGTCTTTTCTTTCCTGACAAGACAATGTAGCCTCCAGGTTAAGACATACCTCTTGATGCAGACTGTCGTGATCACTCATGGTTCCTCTCAAGAGCTCAGATGCAGAGTTGAGGGATTCCACGTAGGCCTTGTTCAATGCAACCTGAGTAAGGACACACACATGAGCACGGGAAAACAAATACACAGCACCAAAATAAGCCGGGAACCAGGCGATTGCCTCTAGCCCTGACCTCAGACTGTGTGGGGTACCTGTTCTGGGTAGGTCTTGTTCAGGGCAGCCATCAGCTCCTGGTGAGATCCCACACTCTCCTGCAGCTCAGAGATACGCACGGCACAGTGAGCCCTCAGCTGCTCAGTTACACTGAAGGATGCGTCCTTGGCGGTGAAAGCCTCCTCCATCCGtctcctcatgtcctctctctgctgcagGGTGTCTCTGACCTTCTGCACCAACCTGCCCTGGGTCTCCTTGCACTTCTCATAAAGGGACTTCATCTGACCATACCGTGTAACCAGGCTCTGCTGgtcctctttaaccaggtctcttATCTGCCTCATGCTGCTGAGAGCAGCCTCAGTGTCTCCACTCAGGGCTGTCATGGTGCTCCTGGTGTCCTGCATGCTGTGGAGCAGGTTCTGTAGAGTGGTCGGGTCCAGTTCTAGCTCCTTGATCCTCTCCAGGGCCGTCACATACAGGTCTTTGTAGGTTACCGTCTGGCTGAGTTCAGTGTGGTCGGTCTGGACCAGCTTGTCCCTGAATTCTGAGGGCCCGGGGCCCCTAGAGTGGCCCTGTTCCCTGGCTGTGCACAGCTGCTGCACCAGGGCCTCCACCATGATGAGGGTGGAGGTCAGCCTCTGCTCCAGCTCCTGTCTGGGGACCCCACACAGGCTCCCAGGGGccagactgacacagagagaaaATAGTCAGTTCTCATACCACACACGGGAAATACTTGTGAACACTTCTCTCAGACAAACACCAAAAAACAATATTTACATGGTTCATATTACATAAACACAGAACATTTGACAGAGTTCTcactcacaaaaacacacaggccATTACTCACTTCCAGAGCAGAGTCTCGGTGCTGGTGCAGGCGTCAGACACAGAgaactccctcttcctctcaaaCTGACCAGAGGTGTTGGCACTGCGGTCTGCCCGCCTCACTGGAGTGGTGCCAACACACATGCTGTGGCACTCCTCAGCCACGGTCCCCGCTGTAGTTTCCACTACAGGAGGGGCGGGAgcgggtgtaggggctagggcaGGGTTGCTAACAGGGTCCATCTTGCCCGATGCCAGGATGAGGAATTGGGCCATCTGGATGAGTTGCTGCTGAAAGGGCTCCTCACAAACCAACCTTGGTAAATGATCAAGAAGACCCATCTTTACTTTCTCCACCTTGGGTTGGGATTTTACATGAGGTACATCCACTTCTGGCCTCGTCTCCACAGTATCTGTGACTGggtctggaggaggagggggcttgCAGGTCGATGCGGCACCCACTGCCGTCGAGTTGAACTTGGGCAGAGGCATGGGGCTCTCCAGGACGGCCCCCCAGAGTCGGCTGTCTGGGTTGGCGGGGACAACGGAGCTACCCTCAGCAGAGTTGAGGACACAACCCCTACTGTTTTCCAGAGCGGAATCCTCCATTTGGGCAAAAGACGATTTCTGAATGCCCCTTCTTCTGGTCATGGGGGTAGTGCTAAGAACGGGGCTGAAGATCTCAAACTGTAAAGCATCACCACCGCCGGCCCACGTCGCTACAGAGGGGATCTTGGGTAGCTCAGTCAACACGTCAGCAATGTTCTCAGAGCTCGCTTTGTCTGTAGTGTTGTAGAGAAGAGGAGCGTTACTGCTTGAACCCAGCGCACTGTCTGTGGCCCCACTGGACTCCTGCATTGAACCATGAGAATGGGAGTGAGAGGCTATCGATGGGTTGTCCTCATCTACAGGTGTGGAGCTCCTGGCCGAGGCTCCAAACTCATTGCAATGGGAGCGGTCAGTTTCCAACTGTATAGCTGGAACCACGGTGCTGTCTTCATCATGAGAATAACCCTGTTTGGGGCCTTCAGGGAAAAGCTGACAGGCGACATCATCCAGGTCCTTCAATGACCTTAAGGATGCATTTCCCATTGAGGGTTCACCGATGGCAGCGGCGTCCGCTTTCCACACGGCACCTTCACTTTCCACATGGCTGTAAGGGTGTTTTACATGATGGGAGGACTGCTCCTCTATGATGTTTGGGTTGACCCTGTCGTTGTACGGTAGATGACTGGTCACAGTCTGATTCTCAGGTAGGAGGATAGTGTCTTTGGACACTCTGGTGGACTCTGAGACTTCAACCTCAAGCCCAGTGCAGATGAAGGATTTGACTGTCACATGTCCTTGTCCGCCAGTGGCATTTTGAACACCAGTTGACTCTTCATTGGTATGTACCATCTCTATGGATTTCATAGTACTACAATGTGTAGGTTCTTTGAAGGAAAGGTGTGCACTAGAGGCCATATTACAATAGAGGTGATCTGCGTGGTCTTCGATGGACTGCATGTCCAACTCATCTACTATAACACTTTGATATATACTGTCGTTGTATGGCTGATGGTGGTTTGCAGGCTGATCCGTTGGTAGGAGTATAGTCTCAAGTGCCACCCTGGAAGCCTCTGAAACTTCCACCTCCCCTCCGGTGCAGATGAAAGACTTAAACGTTACATCTCCCTGTCCGCCAGTAACAATCTCAGTGATGTGGGCTATATCGGTGAACTGTGGAACACTAAGACTGGCGTTTGAACCCCCATTAAAGGACATGTCAGCTTTAGTTGTGGACAAATCTCTTTCCAAATCACAATAGACGTGATCCACATGGTTGTCGCAGCATTGAGTAACCATACTGTCAGAGAGACATGTGTTTTCATCGTCATGGCCAGGAAGAGAAGAGATGTTCAGTTGATTCTTGGGTAGCCGGATGGTTTCGTCTACAACCCTTGAGGGCTCTGAAACCTCAATCTCACCCCCAGCACAGATGAAGGACTTGAAGGTAATGTCTCCAAGTCCAATGCTTGTATCAACAGCTGTGTCCTCAGGTGTAGGAGCTGTATCACTGGTAGTAGTTTTATCACTGGGCTTTGGAACACTAGGAGAGCATAGGACCTCAGCTGGTAGGTCTGGGTCTGTGTAGATGAACACAGCATCATTCTGTAGGGAGAATGGGAGAAGTATAAAGTGAAGTTTACATTTCAAACAACAGTTCAGTGAACAGGATGCATAGGCCCATAGCTTGGCTGTTAGTCATACCTTGGGTGTTTTGAGGATATTGCTGCCTGACCCTGATCTCGATTTGAGTCTAGAAGATGGGGTTGAAACATGGCGCATTTCATTCTGGACACACCTCAATGGGGTGCGTTCTCCAGATCTTGTTGAAGGCTGGGTGCATTGAGAGAAGCCAACATCCAGTTATTGATAAACAACTTAGCTAGTTAATGTTAGTGACTGCTATCCACAATTATGGTCGAAAGTTCTGTTCAGTAACTTCATAATACCTGTGTGAAATGCAAATCTTACCATGGTCTCTCCAAATGTATGTGATCTTCTCGTGGACATGAGGGCTTGCGTGGCTGGGCTACTGTCAGAATACAAACAACCTGGCATTATTGTTGGAGCCATATCAGACCTATTACCAACTTGCCTGGCTAGTTAGCGTTCAGATAAAAGTGATGGGGTGTATTCATTGGTCGGATTCAGTTGCAAAACGTATATTGGACTAATTCAAGTAagtccctccccgtttcgttccgtttaataaacgtttttcaacagaatcgccGGAATTAATACACCCCTGATGTAGGTAGCTATGTAACGTTAACTATGGAAAATATAACGTTATTAACGTTGACTGAAATTAGCTAATAGGCCTACCATTGAGTACATTATCCATTGTGTTAAATGACAGAGCTCATGCAGAATTTGAGTTTCACGGGGACATTTGTGTAACGTTCGTTAGCGAACGTTAGCTAGAGTTATCCcataacgttagctggctaacgttatgAGTTGTAACCCGATCTAAAATATTCGGCTACAAAGCGCTGTAAATAAAAGTCAGAGCTATTTCATATGGTTATTATTAACAGCTACTTAAACTATTTGCTAAAGAAAATGTTTTTGAATTAAGTAAACAAACCTGCTGTAGGAGTAAACGTCAACCGCCTGTTCTTCATTCAAACATGAGTAGGTTCGCTGCTATTGGCTATAAACCGTAAACGTAAATTCTCCAACGCCTTCACGTAAATCTATGGGTCGCCTTTTACCCATTACTGACACCTGCTGTTGTGTTTGTATCGTGTATGGTATTAATTTCAAACGTTTCAGAAGCTGCATGTTCACAAAGACAAAATTGAATGGAAGTCACAGCCCTGCCCATACTGGATTTTATTCATTTTATTCATAagactgtattttattttcatacaaaatatttaacattcaaacaTTCCAAATCAAGTTGTATACAAAAACAAACTTTTAGGGAGATGACAGAAATGCCAGATGTATCAACTGCATCTAACCCTCATTGCATCTGTCCCACTCAATGATTGGTATTAACTTTTTAATACAGCAAACTTCAATATATTGAATACTGCACTATAATCCATCACACATAAACGACCATCCATATTCCATCATCATCAATAAACCTTCGGATAACCAAAATATACATTAATTTCTGTCTGACTAGCTGAACTTTTTCAGCTCCTGGATCCTGACCAGTGGTTTAGAAGTGACCCTCGTCTCCCCCCCTACCCTCTAGCTCTGTGGTGCTGGAGCTCTTGCTTGTCAGCCCCATCCTGATCATGGGTATCACGGTCACACTGCACCGGCGGCGGAACGAGCCAATGGCCGTCCTCTCTTTCAGCAGGCTATCGCTGATGGCGTCCAGGGACATCTTCCTTCCCTTCCCCCGGCGCTGGCGGAGCAGGGCCCCCACAGTGGGGCTGGCCCCCAAGCGAGGTGtcctcctgcggtggaggagagaggaaggaggccGGGGCTGGGCCTGGGGCCGGTAGGAAAGGCTGATCTGACCCAGTAAGGCCTCGGTTAGACTCCTCATGTCTAACTTCCAGTCCTTAGATGGGGAGGGGGTGGTTGTCTTCCCTTCCTTCCCCTGCTTAGACCCTCCAGTCAAGGCCTTCTTTGTCTCAGGTTTTGCCTCTGGTGGCTTCACTGTTTTATAGAAGTTCTCCCTCTTTGTCCATAGGGTTTCTGGAAGGGGCATGTAAGGCAAGTCCTTTCGGAACAATGGAGGTAGACCTTTCTCTGGCTGTGGCTTCAGGTGACCTGTGACCTTGTGGTCAATGGCACAATTAATGGCATTCTGCTTGACTGCTGTCTGGTGTTTGACCAGAACTTGACCGGGTTTATCATGACCACAAAGCCTGGGGACTGCGGCCTCAGATATGTCAGTGCTCAGACAGTACTTCTTCATGGTTTTCAGCAGCAGGTCATTGATAGGACCGTTACCTACCTGAGCTGAGTACCACAGAGCCATGTGACCGTGCTTGTCGACGTGGTTCAGGTCATAGTCCAGCGCTTGGAGGAACAGCCGAACCAAACCCAGACGCCCGTACAAGACCGCATACACCAGAGCGGTTCGACCGTGGCGGTCACAGAGCCCCACATGGCCTCTGTGAATCAGGAGCATGCGTGCTACACCGAGGGACCAAGACTCCCCATCATGGAGGCAGCAGAGCATTAAAGgggtcctcctctcctcatccctgcTGTTGACGTTAGCCCCAGCCTCGATTAACCTTCTAGCTAGGATGAAGTCAGCCTTTAATATAGCCTGGTGGAGATTCAGTGGTCCCATTGCTTCCTAGACAATTCAAGTCAACTGGTGAAGGCGTAGTTGTTTTCTCTCTGTTCAGTGAACTATTTACATCCAATTTAACAACACACAATTCATTTGTTGTAATTTGCTGACCCTAAAAACAGCGTCTCCTCAAACGAAAatacccactgtgtgtgtgttactccgAACCTCCAACTCTCACAAGAATACAAAGTAGTAGTGTGAAAGAGCGATTTGCTGTTGCTATTGGAAAGGGGAGTGGTTCTAGTAGTAAATCTATGCCAGACAATGAAAGGCCcaccactccactccatccaacaATGACAAGTTGACCAATCCCACAGACTGTTGTCACACTGGATATAGAAAGAGGGCAATTCAGTTCCCAATGTAAATCCCTGAATTTAAAAGACTTTGTACTGGACATTGGATTACTAAAACTGAGAGGTTGACAAAGGTCAAGGGAAATACTGGAAGCATTTTGGAATCCATATCCTATCATAGCGGAGTCGATGTTAAAACTGTGCAACAAACTAACTTAGATAGTAAAGGCGTGTTCACTACCATTACTAAACAGAACTCAACCGTAAAGATTCCATCTGATAAGTTATAGTGTGCACTGCAGTGTACTGAGATGCTCTCTCCCAGCCTAGAGGTGCTTGGAATAAATGCTCTATAATGTAACTTACTTAGTAAAATAAAGTGTTACGATCATACGGTATAACCAACCATTTCAACAAGCACTCTATCTTCACAGGAAAATTAAAACAATGTTTTAATTAAACaattttaaaacaaaaatataaatgaaacatgtaacaatttcaaggattttactgagttacagttcatatatggaaatcagtcaattgaaataaataaattaggccctaatctgatGGATTTGACATtcctgggaatacagatatgcatctgctggTCACAGATTACTTTAAAAAagaagtaggggtgtggatcagaaaaccagtcagtatctggtgtgaccaccatttgcctcatgcagcgtaaCACATcttcttcgcatagagttgatcagactgttgataTTGGCCTATATCCAATGTGAAGAAGAAGAGTCTGTTCTTACAGCGGCTCCTCCAATACACTGACCTGGGGGTCAGCAGATAGGACATGAAGATccctgacgtcatgattcaaccttcctcttttccaagttcccagtgatcttgaaagcaccataaatccagagaatgccagatttTGATGAAAGTTTCATGACAAATTCTTCCCACAAGAAGGACCCcagtgccaccttcctgttcaagtgagcacagcacaacggtgagtccaaaaatgtattgtatactgctgcataaattatgtaatatgccagggagataagtatactgtagctaagaaagtaatactaagtgtatgttgtgtagtaagctgttagtagcccatgtgcctcaccctagtcatttggtccctttccccctcaaaacaaagcctactgttctgacttggtggtgcacatgtagcctataccCTGTTTTAGAAAAATGTAATAATCGAATATTGTAAgggctttcattgtctgcttatatgcccccttctgacttggtgtacagggaaaatactataagaacggcccatgttctgaattctgttgctgtacatttcaaaagtgctgaacaaatagatTTTTGACAACGTCTGTTTTAGCTCGCTccttaatgtcttaatcaaaattacagattgcctcttatccgctcaatgttcccttatgccatagtttgcacatctcaattgtcagtagaaaccacatttgttcaGCAAGGCAGCCATATCAgcagttttttttaaagcagtaaatgaggctgaattaactgtttcgataccagacaaggctccgttgataggcaggtgtagcagtggtaaggattaattcactccatggtgctgaaaagaaagctttGCTGTTGggacagtttgtgggcaccgtttgtcaccgttatagtggaGTTaagtattgtttagtgttgtgtagtggctttgctggaatGCATCTACAAAAAggttgagtttgccccaccaagatgtacatgctaaaattaTTTGACAACTTGGAACAGCGCATCATGCCATTTAGGCTGGCACATTTTCAGTTTGTGTAATCTCCAACAGCCTACTGTCACTCACAGATTCAGACTTCAGGTAAATAAGGCTATTTTCTTGCCTGccgaaatcccccccccccccccccttctatttTGGACACttattctttggacactgtgttaattaacaaaccgccagacgagcttcaacgccataaaacactccttccgtggcctccaactgctcttaaatgcaagtaaaactaaatgcatgcccttcaaccgatcgctgcccgcacccacccaccctgtctagcatcactactctggacagttctgacttagaatatgtggacaactacaaatacctaggtgtctggttagactgtaaactctccttccagactcacattaagcatctccaatccaaaattaaatctagaatcggcttcctatttcgcaacaaagcacccttcactcatgctgcaaaacataccctcgtaaaactgactatcctacctatccttgacttcggcgatgtcattt
This genomic stretch from Oncorhynchus kisutch isolate 150728-3 linkage group LG7, Okis_V2, whole genome shotgun sequence harbors:
- the spag5 gene encoding sperm-associated antigen 5 isoform X1 gives rise to the protein MSTRRSHTFGETMPSTRSGERTPLRCVQNEMRHVSTPSSRLKSRSGSGSNILKTPKNDAVFIYTDPDLPAEVLCSPSVPKPSDKTTTSDTAPTPEDTAVDTSIGLGDITFKSFICAGGEIEVSEPSRVVDETIRLPKNQLNISSLPGHDDENTCLSDSMVTQCCDNHVDHVYCDLERDLSTTKADMSFNGGSNASLSVPQFTDIAHITEIVTGGQGDVTFKSFICTGGEVEVSEASRVALETILLPTDQPANHHQPYNDSIYQSVIVDELDMQSIEDHADHLYCNMASSAHLSFKEPTHCSTMKSIEMVHTNEESTGVQNATGGQGHVTVKSFICTGLEVEVSESTRVSKDTILLPENQTVTSHLPYNDRVNPNIIEEQSSHHVKHPYSHVESEGAVWKADAAAIGEPSMGNASLRSLKDLDDVACQLFPEGPKQGYSHDEDSTVVPAIQLETDRSHCNEFGASARSSTPVDEDNPSIASHSHSHGSMQESSGATDSALGSSSNAPLLYNTTDKASSENIADVLTELPKIPSVATWAGGGDALQFEIFSPVLSTTPMTRRRGIQKSSFAQMEDSALENSRGCVLNSAEGSSVVPANPDSRLWGAVLESPMPLPKFNSTAVGAASTCKPPPPPDPVTDTVETRPEVDVPHVKSQPKVEKVKMGLLDHLPRLVCEEPFQQQLIQMAQFLILASGKMDPVSNPALAPTPAPAPPVVETTAGTVAEECHSMCVGTTPVRRADRSANTSGQFERKREFSVSDACTSTETLLWNLAPGSLCGVPRQELEQRLTSTLIMVEALVQQLCTAREQGHSRGPGPSEFRDKLVQTDHTELSQTVTYKDLYVTALERIKELELDPTTLQNLLHSMQDTRSTMTALSGDTEAALSSMRQIRDLVKEDQQSLVTRYGQMKSLYEKCKETQGRLVQKVRDTLQQREDMRRRMEEAFTAKDASFSVTEQLRAHCAVRISELQESVGSHQELMAALNKTYPEQVALNKAYVESLNSASELLRGTMSDHDSLHQELKTARRLLQRTTPILVKLNEKAANAIGERDQHLSERDQAVEEREQIQEELDQTNVSLQVARQEVGDLNLQATIINSELGVLRQKLSEGEEERVQLERKVTELSATVSSTLASYAFLEQALAAESTKLQQSWQEVQQATDRANQLEGVLVQSEQRVCELSQALAHSEEQLSQLQSHSHSQSLQLQKLHEVRVQLNSMMELNEFLQMENDMAREQVVESERTLRANLQGLRERNIQCEDLKGALSHLQAEREALQAELEDSQARAQSVQLDLVEQLAQAVTDVTLLHHTLRRLTNDVHTALTTKVITHTLLHHTLRRLTNDVHTALTTKKPEVCGKDEVSQPSLHVERHPSTSFVDSIMVAITTDLAQVNDTQPPLDMTEEPQAEGLGSETSAFTRLAPITPKKCQVVPPEEQQSSVVELLADLANTVSELSSTITQLRQSKDTEQEALNNTICGLQREQQAQAHRHRAEVSELRGQLSRLQTQLGRDQVALQNKAQEVDTMKRICSEVNEAREFLYKHKSENKELRREVADLHRSLHQSQVESQALRDELRKTGNQSAHSMHSMDDKIRLLKEVERLKRTLLEAEEGRAKLLERAKRHQMIHDTNQKKVEKELRVLDDMIETVRKTLSSVPDVVKHCKELKTLVEYLG
- the spag5 gene encoding sperm-associated antigen 5 isoform X2, translated to MSTRRSHTFGETMPSTRSGERTPLRCVQNEMRHVSTPSSRLKSRSGSGSNILKTPKNDAVFIYTDPDLPAEVLCSPSVPKPSDKTTTSDTAPTPEDTAVDTSIGLGDITFKSFICAGGEIEVSEPSRVVDETIRLPKNQLNISSLPGHDDENTCLSDSMVTQCCDNHVDHVYCDLERDLSTTKADMSFNGGSNASLSVPQFTDIAHITEIVTGGQGDVTFKSFICTGGEVEVSEASRVALETILLPTDQPANHHQPYNDSIYQSVIVDELDMQSIEDHADHLYCNMASSAHLSFKEPTHCSTMKSIEMVHTNEESTGVQNATGGQGHVTVKSFICTGLEVEVSESTRVSKDTILLPENQTVTSHLPYNDRVNPNIIEEQSSHHVKHPYSHVESEGAVWKADAAAIGEPSMGNASLRSLKDLDDVACQLFPEGPKQGYSHDEDSTVVPAIQLETDRSHCNEFGASARSSTPVDEDNPSIASHSHSHGSMQESSGATDSALGSSSNAPLLYNTTDKASSENIADVLTELPKIPSVATWAGGGDALQFEIFSPVLSTTPMTRRRGIQKSSFAQMEDSALENSRGCVLNSAEGSSVVPANPDSRLWGAVLESPMPLPKFNSTAVGAASTCKPPPPPDPVTDTVETRPEVDVPHVKSQPKVEKVKMGLLDHLPRLVCEEPFQQQLIQMAQFLILASGKMDPVSNPALAPTPAPAPPVVETTAGTVAEECHSMCVGTTPVRRADRSANTSGQFERKREFSVSDACTSTETLLWNLAPGSLCGVPRQELEQRLTSTLIMVEALVQQLCTAREQGHSRGPGPSEFRDKLVQTDHTELSQTVTYKDLYVTALERIKELELDPTTLQNLLHSMQDTRSTMTALSGDTEAALSSMRQIRDLVKEDQQSLVTRYGQMKSLYEKCKETQGRLVQKVRDTLQQREDMRRRMEEAFTAKDASFSVTEQLRAHCAVRISELQESVGSHQELMAALNKTYPEQVALNKAYVESLNSASELLRGTMSDHDSLHQELKTARRLLQRTTPILVKLNEKAANAIGERDQHLSERDQAVEEREQIQEELDQTNVSLQVARQEVGDLNLQATIINSELGVLRQKLSEGEEERVQLERKVTELSATVSSTLASYAFLEQALAAESTKLQQSWQEVQQATDRANQLEGVLVQSEQRVCELSQALAHSEEQLSQLQSHSHSQSLQLQKLHEVRVQLNSMMELNEFLQMENDMAREQVVESERTLRANLQGLRERNIQCEDLKGALSHLQAEREALQAELEDSQARAQSVQLDLVEQLAQAVTDVTLLHHTLRRLTNDVHTALTTKKPEVCGKDEVSQPSLHVERHPSTSFVDSIMVAITTDLAQVNDTQPPLDMTEEPQAEGLGSETSAFTRLAPITPKKCQVVPPEEQQSSVVELLADLANTVSELSSTITQLRQSKDTEQEALNNTICGLQREQQAQAHRHRAEVSELRGQLSRLQTQLGRDQVALQNKAQEVDTMKRICSEVNEAREFLYKHKSENKELRREVADLHRSLHQSQVESQALRDELRKTGNQSAHSMHSMDDKIRLLKEVERLKRTLLEAEEGRAKLLERAKRHQMIHDTNQKKVEKELRVLDDMIETVRKTLSSVPDVVKHCKELKTLVEYLG